A single region of the Rhodospirillales bacterium genome encodes:
- a CDS encoding DUF2312 domain-containing protein — translation MSKANVAEFPQGEEGEKDVEGIAGKRLKSFVERIERLEEEKAALAEDIKEVYAEAKAVGFDAKTMRKIVSLRKMDVEKRREEDELLELYKAAIGLE, via the coding sequence ATGAGTAAAGCGAACGTAGCGGAATTTCCGCAAGGTGAAGAGGGAGAAAAGGACGTTGAAGGCATTGCCGGAAAACGGCTGAAATCTTTCGTTGAACGTATCGAGCGGCTTGAGGAAGAAAAGGCGGCGCTGGCCGAGGATATCAAGGAAGTCTATGCCGAGGCCAAGGCTGTCGGTTTTGATGCGAAAACAATGCGCAAAATTGTGTCCTTGCGGAAAATGGACGTTGAAAAACGCCGTGAAGAAGACGAACTTCTTGAGCTGTATAAAGCCGCTATCGGTCTGGAATAA
- the tsaD gene encoding tRNA (adenosine(37)-N6)-threonylcarbamoyltransferase complex transferase subunit TsaD → MNTPVKILGIETSCDETAVAVVNDRREILSHLVLSQIKEHEVFGGVVPEIAARAHLDHLDALIKGAMRDARIDFHDLDGVAATCGPGLIGGVMVGMMAGKAIAAAHNLPFIAVNHLEAHVLTPRLSDNIDFPYLVLLVSGGHTQLLVAESLGVYRRWGTTLDDALGECFDKSAKLMGLPYPGGPNLERAASQCKNPQKAVERFPLPRPMTDRSGCDFSFSGLKTAVRNHVRKLPKGPLQMDDIADLACAFQTSVAEILTSRCQNAILRFQDEYKEKAKEAAFVICGGVAANLAVRNALKDLTKASGTAFIAPPRELCSDNGAMIAWVGIEKKNQNKTDPLDIAARPRWPLDPAAEPQTGGGVKA, encoded by the coding sequence ATGAACACGCCTGTAAAAATTCTGGGAATTGAAACCTCGTGCGATGAAACGGCCGTCGCGGTCGTCAATGACCGGCGGGAAATCCTGTCGCATCTGGTCCTGAGTCAGATCAAGGAACATGAAGTCTTTGGCGGCGTAGTGCCGGAAATCGCCGCGCGGGCACATCTGGATCACCTTGATGCGCTTATTAAAGGGGCAATGCGCGATGCAAGAATCGACTTTCACGACCTCGATGGCGTTGCCGCCACTTGCGGACCGGGCCTGATCGGCGGCGTGATGGTCGGCATGATGGCCGGAAAAGCCATTGCCGCCGCACACAACCTGCCTTTTATCGCCGTCAACCATCTGGAAGCGCATGTGTTAACGCCCCGCTTAAGCGATAATATAGACTTCCCCTATCTGGTATTGCTGGTATCGGGCGGACACACACAGCTTCTGGTCGCGGAAAGCCTTGGCGTCTACCGGAGATGGGGCACAACGCTGGACGATGCGCTGGGCGAGTGTTTCGATAAATCCGCCAAGCTGATGGGGCTGCCCTATCCCGGCGGCCCGAATCTGGAACGCGCCGCCAGTCAATGTAAAAACCCGCAAAAAGCGGTAGAACGCTTTCCCTTGCCGCGCCCGATGACCGACCGCAGCGGCTGTGATTTTTCCTTTTCCGGCCTTAAAACAGCCGTGCGCAACCATGTCCGAAAGCTTCCCAAGGGCCCGCTCCAAATGGACGATATTGCCGACCTGGCCTGCGCGTTTCAGACAAGCGTCGCAGAAATCCTTACAAGCCGCTGCCAAAACGCTATTTTGAGATTTCAGGATGAATACAAAGAAAAGGCAAAAGAAGCCGCCTTCGTCATTTGCGGCGGCGTTGCAGCGAATTTGGCCGTCAGAAACGCATTGAAAGACTTGACGAAAGCCTCCGGGACCGCTTTTATTGCACCGCCGCGAGAATTATGTTCCGACAACGGAGCCATGATTGCCTGGGTGGGAATCGAAAAGAAAAACCAAAATAAAACCGATCCCCTCGACATCGCGGCCAGACCGCGTTGGCCCCTTGACCCGGCAGCAGAACCACAAACAGGTGGCGGTGTGAAGGCTTGA
- the acs gene encoding acetate--CoA ligase, producing the protein MSEKEQIFPPPESLVRSAHITAEKYKELYARSLKDPEGFWEEMSRRLDWFTPPKKIKNTSFDKPVSIKWYEDGMLNACYNCIDRHLPEKENDVALIWEGDEPALEKKITYGELKGEVCRLANALKERGVSKGDRVTIYMPMVPEAVYAMLACARIGAVHSVVFGGFSPESLKNRILDCGSEIIITADEGVRGGKKIPLKNNVDEAVKSCPGIHTVLVLEHMDGEISWNEKHDIWWHELVDDQPSDCPCEMMNAEDPLFILYTSGSTGKPKGVLHTTGGYMVYAALTHEWVFDYKAGDIYWCTADVGWVTGHSYIVYGPLANGATSLVFEGVPNYPDWSRFWQVVDKHKVNIFYTAPTAIRSLIKAGNEFVTKTDRSSLRVLGTVGEPINHEAWMWYHEIVGGGRCPIVDTWWQTETGGHLITPLPGAMPTKPGSAGLPFFGIQAAIVDKEGHILEGDAQGVLCILDSWPGQMRTLYGDHERFEETYFSAFPGKYFTGDGARRDKDGYYWITGRTDDVINVSGHRLGTAEIESAIDEHSAVAEAAVVGFPHEIKGQGIYAYVTLREGFKPDETVKQEIIQTIRTVIGPIATPDVIQWAPGLPKTRSGKIMRRILRKIAANEYEDLGDTSTLAEPDIVDNLIQGRNKA; encoded by the coding sequence ATGTCCGAAAAAGAACAAATATTTCCTCCCCCTGAATCGCTCGTCCGAAGCGCTCACATCACGGCGGAAAAATATAAAGAGCTTTACGCCAGATCGCTTAAGGACCCCGAAGGATTTTGGGAAGAGATGAGCCGCCGCCTTGACTGGTTTACCCCTCCGAAAAAAATTAAAAACACCTCCTTCGATAAACCCGTTTCCATTAAATGGTACGAAGACGGCATGCTGAATGCCTGTTACAACTGCATCGACCGGCACCTGCCTGAAAAAGAAAACGACGTGGCCCTGATCTGGGAGGGCGATGAGCCAGCCCTTGAGAAAAAAATCACCTATGGCGAACTCAAAGGGGAAGTGTGCCGGCTGGCGAACGCTCTCAAGGAACGCGGTGTCTCCAAGGGGGACCGCGTTACGATCTATATGCCTATGGTCCCCGAAGCCGTTTACGCCATGCTGGCCTGCGCGAGAATCGGCGCCGTTCACTCGGTTGTGTTTGGAGGGTTCTCACCGGAATCTCTCAAAAACCGCATCCTTGATTGCGGCTCTGAAATCATTATCACCGCCGATGAAGGCGTGCGCGGCGGAAAAAAAATTCCGCTGAAAAACAATGTGGACGAAGCGGTCAAATCCTGCCCCGGCATCCATACCGTTCTGGTTCTGGAACATATGGACGGGGAAATTTCGTGGAATGAAAAACACGATATCTGGTGGCATGAACTGGTGGACGATCAGCCTTCGGACTGCCCGTGCGAAATGATGAATGCGGAAGATCCGCTTTTTATTCTCTATACTTCCGGCTCGACCGGTAAGCCCAAAGGCGTATTACACACCACCGGCGGCTATATGGTTTATGCCGCGCTCACCCATGAATGGGTGTTCGATTATAAAGCCGGAGATATTTACTGGTGCACGGCAGATGTCGGCTGGGTCACCGGCCACAGCTATATTGTCTATGGCCCGCTGGCCAATGGCGCTACCAGCCTTGTTTTCGAGGGCGTACCAAACTATCCCGACTGGTCGCGTTTCTGGCAAGTCGTCGACAAGCACAAGGTCAATATTTTTTATACCGCCCCCACGGCCATCCGCTCCCTTATCAAAGCGGGAAACGAGTTTGTAACGAAAACGGACCGCAGCTCTTTGCGTGTTCTAGGCACGGTGGGAGAGCCCATCAACCACGAAGCCTGGATGTGGTATCACGAAATTGTCGGGGGCGGGCGCTGCCCTATCGTCGATACATGGTGGCAAACCGAGACTGGCGGACATTTAATCACCCCGCTGCCGGGGGCCATGCCGACCAAACCGGGTTCCGCCGGCCTTCCCTTTTTCGGCATTCAGGCTGCGATTGTAGACAAGGAAGGACATATTCTGGAAGGAGACGCACAAGGCGTGTTGTGCATTCTCGATAGCTGGCCCGGCCAAATGCGGACCCTTTACGGCGATCATGAGCGCTTTGAAGAAACCTATTTTTCCGCCTTCCCCGGAAAATATTTTACCGGAGACGGCGCCCGGCGGGATAAGGACGGTTATTACTGGATTACGGGCCGGACGGATGATGTCATTAACGTTTCCGGCCACCGCCTCGGCACCGCTGAAATCGAAAGCGCCATCGACGAACACAGCGCCGTTGCGGAAGCCGCCGTTGTCGGCTTTCCGCATGAGATCAAAGGACAGGGTATCTACGCCTATGTTACGCTGCGCGAAGGGTTCAAGCCGGATGAAACCGTAAAACAGGAAATCATTCAAACCATACGGACCGTTATCGGCCCGATTGCGACGCCGGATGTTATTCAATGGGCGCCGGGACTGCCCAAAACAAGATCAGGGAAAATCATGCGCCGGATTTTGCGCAAAATCGCCGCGAATGAATACGAAGATCTGGGAGACACATCCACACTCGCCGAACCTGATATCGTGGACAACCTGATACAAGGACGAAACAAAGCCTAA
- a CDS encoding EVE domain-containing protein, with amino-acid sequence MNYWLVKSEPYKWSWDQQKEKGACRWMKPVRNYQARNNLKLMEKGDRAFFYHSNEGKEIVGILEIMREHYPDPLDETGKFVTVDVAPLKDFSTPVSLTDIKGHEDLAGMSFIRQSRLSVSPVTEKEWNAILKMGGL; translated from the coding sequence ATGAATTACTGGCTTGTTAAATCCGAACCCTATAAATGGTCGTGGGACCAGCAAAAGGAAAAAGGCGCGTGCCGCTGGATGAAACCTGTGCGGAATTATCAGGCACGCAATAACCTTAAACTGATGGAAAAAGGCGATCGGGCCTTTTTCTACCATTCCAATGAGGGCAAGGAAATTGTCGGCATTCTTGAAATCATGAGGGAACACTATCCCGATCCGCTGGATGAAACGGGAAAATTTGTCACCGTCGATGTGGCCCCCCTCAAAGATTTTTCCACCCCCGTGAGCCTGACCGATATCAAAGGGCATGAAGATCTGGCCGGGATGTCTTTTATCCGCCAGTCCCGCCTGTCGGTTTCACCCGTCACGGAAAAAGAATGGAATGCGATTTTAAAAATGGGCGGGCTTTAA
- a CDS encoding AarF/ABC1/UbiB kinase family protein: MRTYSKKNSPENESESTLGGRLARYGRVSGTMAGLAARLASEKYLGIRIERTEHAHQVTQALGNLKGPLMKIGQILATIPEALPAEYAQTLQQLQSNAPPMGWSFVRRRMKTELGPDWQDKFKNFEKEAAAAASLGQVHKATTHDGELLACKLQYPDMRSAIQADLGQLKILFSVYRHYDKSIRTEHIHTELAARLYEELDYDLEARHCKLYGHMLKDEANVHVPTINDALSTPRLLCATWLEGEPILNFVDVHPEERNTLAMNMFRAWYVPFYHYGVIHGDPHLGNYTVRPDYSINLLDFGCVRVFPPSFIGGVIELYHSLIANDMERSVHAYETWGFKNLTKDQIETLNIWARFLYSPVMEDKIRPIGEVTNGFYGRETAEKVHKKLREASKNGTGVAVPREFVFMDRAALGLGSVFLHLKAEINWHRVFNELIQNFDLETLSKTQEKTLKKFDVPSAL; the protein is encoded by the coding sequence ATGAGGACATATTCCAAAAAAAATTCGCCTGAAAACGAGAGCGAAAGCACTCTGGGAGGACGTCTCGCCCGCTATGGCCGTGTGAGCGGAACAATGGCCGGGCTTGCCGCCAGGCTGGCCAGCGAAAAATATCTGGGCATCCGGATAGAGCGCACAGAACATGCCCATCAGGTCACACAGGCGCTGGGCAACCTGAAAGGCCCGCTCATGAAGATCGGACAAATTCTGGCCACGATCCCCGAAGCCCTTCCGGCTGAATATGCCCAAACCCTTCAGCAGCTCCAATCGAACGCCCCGCCTATGGGCTGGTCTTTTGTACGCCGCCGGATGAAAACGGAACTTGGGCCGGACTGGCAAGACAAATTCAAAAACTTCGAAAAAGAAGCCGCCGCTGCCGCCAGCCTGGGACAGGTGCATAAAGCCACAACCCATGACGGCGAATTGCTGGCCTGCAAACTTCAATATCCTGATATGCGCAGCGCGATTCAGGCCGATCTGGGCCAGCTTAAAATACTGTTCTCCGTTTACAGGCACTACGACAAATCTATCCGGACGGAGCATATCCATACCGAACTGGCGGCGCGGCTCTATGAAGAACTGGACTATGACCTTGAAGCCCGTCACTGCAAGCTCTATGGCCATATGCTTAAAGATGAGGCAAACGTTCATGTTCCAACAATAAACGATGCGCTATCCACGCCGCGTCTGCTTTGCGCCACATGGCTGGAAGGGGAACCAATCCTGAATTTTGTGGACGTACACCCTGAGGAACGCAATACACTGGCCATGAACATGTTCCGTGCATGGTATGTCCCTTTTTACCATTACGGCGTCATTCACGGGGATCCGCATTTGGGCAATTACACCGTCCGGCCGGACTATTCGATCAACCTGCTGGATTTTGGATGCGTGCGTGTTTTTCCGCCTTCTTTCATTGGCGGCGTTATCGAGCTTTACCATTCCCTGATAGCAAACGATATGGAGCGCTCCGTCCATGCCTACGAAACATGGGGGTTCAAAAATCTGACCAAAGACCAGATCGAAACCCTGAATATCTGGGCAAGATTTCTTTACAGCCCTGTCATGGAAGATAAAATCCGTCCGATCGGTGAAGTGACAAACGGTTTTTACGGCCGCGAGACGGCCGAAAAAGTCCACAAAAAACTGCGCGAAGCGAGCAAAAACGGAACCGGCGTTGCCGTCCCGCGTGAGTTTGTTTTCATGGATCGCGCCGCTCTCGGGCTCGGCTCCGTCTTTTTGCACCTTAAAGCCGAAATTAACTGGCACCGTGTCTTTAACGAACTCATTCAGAATTTTGATCTCGAAACCCTGTCCAAAACGCAGGAAAAAACCCTCAAAAAATTTGACGTGCCGTCTGCCCTTTAA
- a CDS encoding NAD(P)-dependent glycerol-3-phosphate dehydrogenase, whose amino-acid sequence MKKIGIIGAGAWGTALAQNLSSLGRDVTLWVREAETLSAINQKHENVPFLPGIKLNENIVATDSLHLTAQSDILLIVTPAQHTRSTLLSLKRDINEGQPLVLCSKGIEIETGHLMSRVAEEVLPGSPLAVLTGPTFAKEIARGLPGAVTIGTKDKELGKALVEALGSPRLRTYLTDDVVGAQIGGAVKNVIAIACGVIHGRSMGESARAALITRGLTEIGRLASAMGARKETLMGMCGIGDLILTCSSMQSRNFSLGVQIGEGKPLKDILDSRSAVTEGVSTAHALQVMARNHAVDMPISSAVNDCLNEGKSIQDTIEHVLKRPLRAENI is encoded by the coding sequence ATGAAGAAAATCGGGATTATCGGCGCAGGCGCCTGGGGCACGGCCCTCGCACAAAACTTATCGTCTTTGGGCCGCGACGTTACGCTCTGGGTCCGGGAAGCCGAAACGCTTTCCGCGATTAACCAGAAGCATGAAAACGTCCCCTTCCTTCCCGGAATCAAGCTCAATGAAAATATCGTCGCAACAGATAGCCTTCATTTGACGGCGCAAAGCGATATACTTCTCATTGTGACCCCCGCGCAGCATACGCGCTCTACTCTTTTATCCCTCAAACGCGATATAAACGAAGGCCAGCCGCTCGTTCTTTGTTCCAAGGGCATCGAGATTGAAACCGGGCATCTTATGTCGCGCGTCGCCGAAGAGGTTTTGCCCGGCTCTCCGCTCGCCGTTCTCACCGGCCCGACTTTTGCCAAGGAGATCGCCCGGGGCCTGCCCGGCGCCGTGACAATCGGAACAAAAGACAAAGAGCTGGGAAAAGCACTCGTTGAGGCATTGGGAAGCCCGAGACTGAGAACCTATTTAACGGATGACGTCGTCGGCGCGCAAATCGGCGGGGCCGTTAAAAATGTGATCGCCATCGCCTGCGGCGTCATCCACGGACGCAGCATGGGAGAAAGCGCCCGCGCCGCCCTGATTACACGCGGCCTGACGGAAATAGGGCGTCTGGCATCCGCCATGGGGGCCAGAAAGGAAACATTGATGGGGATGTGCGGCATCGGTGATTTAATCCTGACCTGCTCGTCCATGCAGTCCCGCAACTTTTCACTCGGCGTCCAAATTGGCGAAGGCAAACCGCTGAAGGATATTCTGGACAGCCGCAGCGCCGTCACCGAAGGGGTCAGCACCGCCCATGCCCTACAGGTCATGGCTAGAAACCACGCCGTCGACATGCCGATTTCCAGCGCCGTCAATGATTGCCTCAATGAAGGAAAGAGCATTCAGGACACGATCGAGCACGTCCTCAAACGCCCCTTGCGGGCGGAAAATATTTAA
- a CDS encoding DotI/IcmL family type IV secretion protein, whose product MATPLSEFKLKVLIQKTLFRAFFLGAFLFFLSVFFYAFYADMTRESPGKVAPFIEHLRSKKDIESPPPASLEKPHRTAREMERWVSQTISEVFTLDGNDYTQQVETIRKYFSAAGYKQYKTYLENADMEGVLQKNDLKVRVFVEQTPLLLNNGNVGGVYRWLYEVPATISYVPRTSSSYKPGEEGVNRKLNIRLQVRRYDNPDDPEGLQIESWTVLPRRK is encoded by the coding sequence ATGGCTACACCTCTTTCAGAGTTCAAATTAAAGGTCCTGATTCAAAAAACGCTCTTTCGAGCGTTCTTTTTGGGTGCGTTCCTTTTCTTTTTGAGCGTGTTTTTCTATGCGTTCTACGCGGACATGACACGCGAGAGCCCCGGGAAAGTGGCGCCTTTTATTGAACATTTGAGGTCCAAAAAAGATATTGAATCGCCCCCGCCGGCGTCACTTGAAAAACCTCACAGGACAGCCCGCGAGATGGAGCGCTGGGTATCCCAGACGATATCCGAAGTTTTCACGCTGGATGGAAACGATTATACGCAGCAGGTTGAAACGATCCGGAAATATTTTTCTGCTGCCGGGTATAAACAATACAAAACCTATCTGGAAAATGCAGACATGGAAGGCGTCCTGCAAAAAAATGACCTGAAGGTCCGTGTTTTTGTAGAGCAGACACCCTTGCTCCTGAACAATGGAAATGTGGGCGGCGTTTATCGCTGGCTTTATGAAGTGCCTGCGACCATCAGCTATGTGCCGCGCACATCCAGTTCCTACAAGCCGGGGGAAGAAGGGGTAAACCGGAAGCTAAACATTCGTTTGCAGGTCCGGCGCTACGACAACCCGGACGACCCGGAAGGCCTGCAGATTGAAAGCTGGACCGTCTTACCCAGAAGAAAATAA
- a CDS encoding Hsp20/alpha crystallin family protein has protein sequence MTLNEFIHWNRPSNVPVQRRSRFGHSLMSLQEDMDRLLHDFFGGTSLPAWAKEQAFPAVDIIEDGEIFKVKAELAGMNPDDVEISVTDGFLTLKGEKKEEKEEKDENYLRRETSYGSFQRTISLPETANCDKAEASFKNGVLSIEVPKKAGAIQKPKKLKIKKAA, from the coding sequence ATGACATTGAATGAATTTATCCATTGGAACCGTCCGTCAAACGTCCCCGTTCAGCGCAGAAGCCGGTTCGGGCACTCTTTAATGTCCCTGCAAGAGGATATGGACCGTCTGCTTCACGATTTTTTTGGCGGCACAAGCCTGCCTGCATGGGCAAAAGAACAAGCCTTCCCGGCTGTTGATATCATTGAAGATGGTGAAATTTTCAAGGTAAAGGCGGAACTGGCCGGTATGAATCCCGATGACGTCGAAATATCCGTGACAGACGGGTTTTTGACGCTGAAAGGCGAGAAGAAAGAAGAAAAAGAAGAGAAGGATGAAAATTACCTGCGCCGTGAAACGTCCTACGGTTCGTTTCAGCGCACAATTTCTCTGCCGGAAACGGCCAATTGCGACAAAGCCGAAGCTTCTTTCAAAAACGGGGTTTTGAGCATTGAGGTTCCGAAAAAGGCCGGGGCCATTCAAAAACCGAAAAAACTGAAAATCAAGAAGGCCGCGTAG